One Candidatus Neomarinimicrobiota bacterium genomic window carries:
- the grxD gene encoding Grx4 family monothiol glutaredoxin — protein sequence MDLKTEIKNTIDENMVVLYMKGTKEMPMCGFSNAVVQVLGEYGIPYVDVNVLEDPEIRVRLSEIFNWPTIPQLFINGELVGGCDITLELHQSGELKRRLEEAEEEALSSGE from the coding sequence ATGGATTTAAAGACAGAGATTAAAAATACCATCGATGAAAACATGGTGGTGCTGTATATGAAAGGGACGAAAGAGATGCCCATGTGTGGTTTTTCCAACGCTGTGGTGCAGGTTCTGGGGGAATATGGGATTCCTTATGTGGATGTGAACGTGTTAGAGGATCCTGAGATTCGCGTGCGTCTTTCTGAGATTTTCAACTGGCCTACCATTCCACAGCTGTTCATCAACGGCGAACTGGTTGGTGGGTGCGACATTACGCTGGAGCTTCATCAGAGCGGCGAGTTGAAGCGGCGTCTGGAAGAAGCTGAAGAAGAGGCTCTCTCTTCCGGCGAATAA
- a CDS encoding FxsA family protein: protein MLAKLIVLFVGLPFVEMVILIKLGSEIGFWPTMFLVVATGIIGATLARAQGLWIWIQIQDELTAGRMPADKLIDGLLILIGGIVLLTPGLLTDLFGFGLLIPLTRKMIKRWLRAKFDDMRQSHQSGFTHIIR from the coding sequence ATGTTAGCGAAACTTATTGTACTGTTTGTCGGTCTCCCTTTCGTGGAGATGGTCATCCTGATCAAGCTGGGCTCCGAAATCGGATTCTGGCCCACCATGTTTCTGGTGGTGGCAACAGGAATCATCGGGGCAACACTGGCGCGGGCACAGGGTCTCTGGATATGGATCCAGATTCAGGATGAGCTGACAGCCGGAAGGATGCCCGCCGACAAACTGATAGATGGTCTGCTCATTCTCATTGGCGGAATCGTTCTGCTCACGCCCGGTCTTCTTACCGACCTGTTCGGCTTCGGTCTGCTGATTCCTCTGACGCGGAAGATGATAAAGAGGTGGCTCAGGGCGAAGTTCGATGATATGCGACAGTCGCACCAGTCCGGCTTTACCCATATCATTCGCTAA
- the lysA gene encoding diaminopimelate decarboxylase, whose amino-acid sequence MTQKTDATHPLLSLISDRERMESIASEFGTPLYLYDGDRLQQNVERLDSAMAEHFADHLICYALKANSNPHLVSLMKSALPSLGADCSSRGELFIAQKVGIAPARCIYTGNYESTDELKTALDSGVHLNLDDLTSYDRLKTIGLPDEISFRLNPGFGKGTFPAIVTGGKEAKFGIPKEQIINAYRKAHHDGITHFGLQCMPGSGNLEITYFVEVMTTILETAREIEDSLSIRFSYVSLGGGLGIPYGKDEAVVDIEEMFRQLALVFAQFYDSGQEAPRLLIEPGKYLVGDAGLLLSRITGKKKGYKDFIGLDAGMNTFLRPALYQAYHKIYKVGEPDAPHVATVDFTGGICENTDRLATDRPFPQVEEGDLVAVMDTGAYGFVMASQYNTRPRPAEVLLLNGEPSLIRQRETIDDVFRLCNWDEDRKSD is encoded by the coding sequence GTGACACAGAAAACCGACGCCACTCACCCTCTGCTTTCCCTCATCTCTGACAGGGAACGGATGGAGTCTATCGCTTCCGAGTTTGGGACGCCTCTCTATCTCTACGATGGTGACCGTTTGCAACAAAACGTAGAGCGGCTCGACAGCGCCATGGCTGAACACTTTGCTGACCACCTGATCTGCTACGCACTCAAGGCTAACAGCAATCCCCATCTTGTGTCCCTTATGAAATCGGCGCTGCCGTCCCTGGGAGCCGACTGCTCATCCCGCGGCGAACTGTTCATCGCACAAAAAGTTGGGATAGCACCCGCAAGATGTATCTACACGGGAAACTATGAGAGTACGGATGAACTGAAAACTGCTCTCGACTCCGGCGTACATTTGAACCTTGACGACCTTACCTCCTACGACCGCCTCAAAACGATAGGCCTGCCGGATGAAATCTCATTCCGCCTGAATCCCGGCTTCGGCAAGGGAACTTTCCCGGCCATCGTTACCGGGGGGAAAGAGGCCAAGTTTGGCATTCCGAAAGAGCAGATTATCAACGCATACCGGAAAGCCCACCACGACGGCATTACACACTTTGGACTGCAATGTATGCCCGGATCAGGCAACCTAGAAATCACCTACTTTGTGGAGGTAATGACTACCATTCTGGAGACGGCGCGGGAGATCGAAGACAGTCTCTCCATTCGATTCAGCTACGTCAGTCTCGGTGGCGGTCTGGGCATCCCCTATGGCAAGGATGAGGCGGTGGTGGATATCGAAGAGATGTTCCGGCAGCTGGCGCTCGTCTTCGCTCAATTCTACGATTCTGGGCAAGAAGCACCCAGACTACTCATCGAACCGGGTAAATATCTGGTGGGAGATGCCGGCCTGCTGCTGTCGCGCATCACAGGCAAGAAGAAGGGGTACAAGGATTTTATCGGTCTCGATGCTGGCATGAATACATTCCTCCGTCCCGCCCTCTACCAAGCCTATCACAAGATATACAAAGTGGGTGAGCCTGATGCGCCTCACGTAGCCACAGTGGATTTCACCGGCGGTATCTGCGAAAATACCGATCGACTGGCAACAGACAGGCCTTTCCCGCAAGTGGAAGAAGGTGACCTCGTTGCCGTCATGGATACAGGCGCTTACGGCTTCGTCATGGCGAGTCAATACAATACGCGACCCCGTCCGGCGGAAGTGCTGCTCCTCAACGGAGAACCAAGCCTGATACGCCAGAGGGAAACCATCGATGATGTCTTTCGGCTCTGCAACTGGGATGAGGATCGCAAGAGTGATTAG
- a CDS encoding BolA/IbaG family iron-sulfur metabolism protein, with protein MTSEEVQHLIEEGLSGATAEVTDLQGTGDHFSAVVAWNGFTDMTLVQQHQAVYDTLGDFLTREIHALQLKTQTANDVSEKD; from the coding sequence ATGACGTCTGAAGAAGTACAGCATCTCATTGAAGAAGGGCTTTCCGGAGCTACCGCGGAGGTGACAGATCTCCAAGGAACAGGAGATCATTTTTCGGCTGTGGTAGCGTGGAACGGCTTCACGGATATGACACTCGTCCAGCAGCATCAGGCTGTATACGACACATTGGGTGACTTTCTCACCAGAGAGATTCACGCCCTTCAGTTGAAGACGCAGACAGCTAATGATGTTTCGGAAAAAGATTAA
- a CDS encoding glycosyl hydrolase family 18 protein produces MIRSQQTFCLLTMMLLSSLLSQPHESIHQIQHEQYRHLFPSLRTESANRLAPLMTRIAGPSVEVFGYHPYWMGTAWQNYNFNLLSTVAYFGIEVTGNGTISERHGWPVTSLISEAHSYGVRVVLVVILFDSDAIEKLLKSSSNRKTLTTKLLKEVEEAGADGVNIDFEGVPSSQRNNLTTFMEALTDTFHTALPGSQVTMATPAVDWSDAFDYKKLAEACDGLMIMGYGYHWSGSSEAGPVSPLTGWGTYNVTWTVNDYLNKTDGQKDKIILGCPYYGYQWPTASGQKRAGTKGTGSAKFYSEAEALAQSYGRLWDEESLTPWYRFENPDWFQGWYDDSLSLSYKYDLALEKGLNGIGIWALGYDGTQPELWGALADHFGATAPPTAPVNLSITNEGNGTVRVAFSGAETANQYQIYRWFAASETALLDSSSSHPIFLTDLNEGEIYYLRVTGKNDFGESPATEVLGVTPSSSEVPALIVNGFDRISGTSNTRDFIKRHAPSIQASNYTFDSCTNEAVETGMIDLNNYSMVDWILGEEGTATSSFSKAEQAQVEDFLLAGGALFVSGSEIGYDLVEKGDTDDMEFYSNFLKADYISDAAGGQQGTYQAFGSENGIFAGITSLTFDDGSHGTYDVDWPDGIKPVAAAEINLKFSGVNYDSRGGTGIEFRGNFNGSHKEGAVVYLTVPFEAIYPSETRDAVMQNIVDYFAPVVSISSRVTSLPDRISLMNVFPNPSNSRVTLEIQISSDSWRANFAQIQIIDILGRLVTTLPLEGEQLVDRTTVTWNGKLPSGKIAPSGVYTAVLRWEDNIEIKKFSLLR; encoded by the coding sequence GTGATTAGGTCTCAGCAAACCTTTTGTCTGCTCACAATGATGCTCTTGTCTTCCCTCCTCTCCCAGCCTCACGAGAGCATCCATCAGATTCAGCATGAGCAGTACCGGCATCTCTTCCCCAGTTTGAGGACCGAGTCGGCGAACCGCCTTGCCCCTCTTATGACCCGCATCGCTGGTCCCTCAGTCGAGGTCTTCGGCTACCACCCGTACTGGATGGGAACTGCGTGGCAAAACTACAATTTCAATCTGCTTTCGACCGTGGCCTATTTCGGGATTGAAGTAACCGGCAACGGAACCATTTCAGAAAGACATGGCTGGCCTGTCACCAGCCTGATCAGTGAGGCTCATTCCTACGGGGTCCGCGTGGTGCTCGTCGTCATCTTATTCGACAGCGATGCGATTGAGAAACTGTTGAAAAGTTCCTCCAATAGAAAAACTCTCACGACGAAATTGTTGAAAGAAGTGGAAGAGGCGGGAGCCGACGGCGTAAACATAGATTTTGAGGGTGTCCCTTCTTCTCAGAGAAACAACCTTACTACCTTTATGGAGGCGCTAACCGACACATTCCATACCGCCCTTCCCGGATCACAGGTCACCATGGCGACGCCCGCCGTTGACTGGTCGGATGCCTTCGACTACAAGAAACTCGCTGAGGCGTGTGACGGCCTTATGATCATGGGCTACGGCTATCACTGGAGCGGCAGTTCAGAAGCAGGCCCCGTTTCGCCCCTCACGGGATGGGGAACGTACAATGTCACATGGACAGTGAACGACTATCTCAACAAGACAGACGGTCAAAAAGACAAGATCATATTGGGCTGTCCCTACTACGGCTACCAGTGGCCCACAGCGTCTGGCCAGAAGAGGGCCGGTACCAAGGGGACAGGCAGCGCTAAGTTCTATTCGGAGGCTGAGGCTCTTGCGCAAAGCTACGGCAGGCTGTGGGATGAGGAATCCCTGACGCCGTGGTACCGGTTCGAAAATCCGGACTGGTTTCAGGGGTGGTACGACGATTCTCTCAGCCTTTCCTACAAATACGATCTGGCTCTCGAAAAGGGGCTCAATGGGATCGGCATCTGGGCCCTCGGCTATGACGGCACCCAACCAGAGTTGTGGGGCGCCCTGGCAGACCATTTCGGAGCAACAGCACCCCCCACAGCGCCTGTGAATCTCAGCATCACCAATGAGGGCAACGGAACCGTAAGAGTAGCTTTTTCAGGCGCCGAAACAGCAAACCAATACCAAATCTATCGCTGGTTTGCCGCCAGTGAGACCGCCTTGCTGGACTCTTCTTCATCTCACCCCATCTTTTTAACAGACCTGAATGAAGGCGAGATCTACTATCTCCGCGTAACGGGGAAAAACGATTTCGGTGAGAGCCCGGCCACCGAAGTTCTGGGAGTCACTCCATCCAGTAGTGAAGTGCCCGCATTGATAGTCAACGGTTTTGATCGTATCAGCGGTACAAGCAATACCCGCGATTTCATCAAAAGGCACGCACCGTCAATTCAGGCATCGAATTACACCTTTGATTCGTGTACTAACGAAGCGGTGGAGACAGGTATGATCGATCTGAACAACTACAGCATGGTCGACTGGATTCTGGGTGAAGAGGGAACAGCCACCAGCAGTTTTTCCAAAGCGGAACAGGCACAGGTGGAAGATTTCCTGTTGGCGGGCGGCGCCCTTTTTGTATCAGGATCGGAAATCGGATACGATCTGGTGGAAAAAGGGGACACTGATGATATGGAGTTCTACAGCAATTTTCTCAAAGCTGATTACATCTCTGACGCCGCCGGGGGACAACAGGGAACGTATCAAGCATTCGGCAGTGAGAACGGAATATTCGCTGGCATAACAAGTCTGACATTTGATGACGGAAGCCACGGAACGTATGATGTTGACTGGCCCGACGGCATCAAACCTGTCGCTGCTGCTGAAATTAATCTTAAGTTCTCTGGCGTCAACTACGATTCAAGAGGGGGCACCGGAATCGAATTCCGCGGCAATTTCAACGGTAGTCACAAAGAAGGGGCGGTGGTCTATCTGACTGTGCCGTTTGAAGCCATATACCCCAGTGAAACACGGGATGCCGTGATGCAAAACATTGTCGACTACTTCGCCCCCGTCGTAAGTATCAGCAGTAGAGTTACCTCACTTCCGGACAGAATCAGCCTAATGAACGTATTCCCCAATCCATCAAATTCCAGGGTCACCCTTGAAATTCAGATATCCTCCGATTCCTGGAGAGCGAATTTTGCTCAAATCCAGATTATCGATATTCTAGGGAGATTGGTGACAACTTTGCCACTGGAAGGTGAACAGCTCGTTGACAGAACAACTGTGACGTGGAATGGAAAACTCCCGTCAGGTAAGATAGCTCCTTCAGGTGTTTACACGGCTGTTCTGCGCTGGGAAGACAACATTGAGATAAAGAAGTTCAGTCTGCTCAGGTAA
- a CDS encoding phenylalanine--tRNA ligase beta subunit-related protein, with translation MVLLGNVDNTRRETPLDQRKQEVEATLREKYSKFSRADLLELEVLKAYRNYYRRFNKTYHVQLQLESVVHKGKPLPNISPLVDANFTAELNTLILTAGHDADLLRNPLRIDVTQAGDDFTQMNGVLKSLKPGDMMMSDADGIVCTIIYGQDQRTPISPKTRRALYVAYAPPGVPAAAVSEQLDSIRDNVLLFAPEAETELLQVYTAGPPS, from the coding sequence GTGGTGCTGTTGGGAAACGTGGATAATACCAGACGCGAAACGCCCCTGGATCAGAGGAAGCAGGAGGTGGAAGCAACCCTTCGTGAAAAGTATTCCAAATTTTCCCGGGCGGACCTTCTGGAACTTGAAGTATTAAAAGCATACCGGAATTACTACAGGCGATTCAACAAAACCTATCACGTTCAGCTTCAGCTGGAGTCAGTGGTTCACAAAGGGAAGCCTCTGCCGAATATCAGTCCTCTCGTAGATGCAAATTTTACCGCTGAATTGAACACCCTGATCCTTACAGCAGGTCATGATGCCGACCTTCTTCGAAATCCCCTCAGGATCGATGTGACTCAGGCAGGAGACGATTTTACTCAAATGAACGGCGTACTGAAATCCTTGAAACCAGGAGACATGATGATGTCCGACGCAGACGGGATTGTCTGTACCATTATCTACGGCCAGGATCAGCGAACGCCCATCTCTCCAAAAACCCGGCGGGCCCTTTACGTGGCCTATGCCCCACCCGGGGTTCCTGCTGCTGCTGTCAGTGAGCAGCTTGATTCAATCCGCGATAACGTACTGCTCTTTGCTCCGGAAGCTGAAACAGAATTGCTTCAGGTCTATACCGCCGGACCTCCGTCGTAG